In one window of Azoarcus olearius DNA:
- a CDS encoding DUF2149 domain-containing protein, translating into MTHKHLSILGEDDDDPMLSAVNLVDVFLVLVVALLTAVALQKQKEADEDVTIIRNAGKPDMEIVVRKDGHEVKYRGNGGSSEGQGVRAGVAYKMKDGSIIYVPEADASAATAPAEADQ; encoded by the coding sequence ATGACGCACAAGCACCTCTCCATCCTCGGCGAGGACGACGACGACCCGATGCTGTCGGCGGTGAACCTGGTCGATGTCTTCCTGGTGCTGGTGGTGGCACTGCTCACCGCGGTGGCGCTGCAGAAGCAGAAGGAGGCCGACGAGGACGTCACCATCATCCGCAACGCCGGCAAGCCGGACATGGAGATCGTGGTGCGTAAGGACGGCCACGAGGTCAAGTACCGCGGCAACGGCGGCAGCAGCGAAGGGCAGGGCGTGCGCGCCGGCGTCGCCTACAAGATGAAGGACGGCAGCATCATCTACGTGCCGGAGGCCGATGCCTCCGCCGCCACCGCCCCGGCGGAAGCCGACCAATGA